From the genome of Mya arenaria isolate MELC-2E11 chromosome 5, ASM2691426v1:
ataatatcttgatcaagttcgatagtcatggaaatcgctttagtcatttaggagttacggcccttttttgccaaaaatacttcaaaaatatatgtttccaatctaattcttgaaaagtatgtgtccaatcctcaccaaactttacatacatgattgtgaccatagtatcttgatcaagttcgatagccatggaaatcgcttttgtcatttaggagttacggccctttatttgcaaaaaaagacttgaaaaatacgtcccgaagattgtttccgatctaattcttgaaaactgtttgtccaatcctcaccaaacttttaacacatgtttgtgaccataatatcttgatcaagttcgatagccatggaaatcgctttaatcatttaggagttagggccctcagattatcctgaataatcattatggcttattttctgtgacaaaaaatcgaagtgggggcatccgtgtcctatggacacatttctagttcaATTAACACTGATTGACATATTATTATGGATTTTTCATCGATTGCTATTGGCCATAAAGTTATGTATGTTTCAACctcaaacttgttttaatgtaataggcttttaaaatgtgttcaaagAATTCTAATTATTCTTAGACACTGAAATCTTCTCAAAAAGTATACTTGAAAGAATATGAAactattaaatgaaatgtaactGTTTGATTACATAGTGCTcatttattgttgaatgttattgaatgtaaatatataattaaagtgGTATaagtcatgtttgttttcatatgtatggttataattataaatgtatacataaacaACAATCATTAGGGCAGtcatcttaaagggactgttcaCCAGATTGgtaccaaaaaaagtttttttctctaacgattctcaggacaattatatcaaaaatgtgttatgctttgatatcataattgtaaaaaaagtactaacatgttttaaaaaaatggttcgaacttgtgtcgccaaaattgcagtccatcgtcgtatccactgagctacgacggcttacataattaagctatacacctaactcggtaatatcacgtgataacaccgactagccaatcacgcataaggaatgaattctactaggtagacatacccagtaatcttttttaatggaaaaatacgaaattactgctatactaaaataaattgtaaactatgtggtacttcagtaagtaagtttcaatgcattgtacacattaataccaagtttatgacagttttcaacaattttttttttttcttgcaaattgatcatctggtgcacagttgcttagATTAGGCTTcatattttatgcaatattacTAACGTAAtagaaacaggggcaattttcACTAGCGGATTCGGGGGGGGTGGGGGCAAAAAGGCCCACgtttacaaaagaaataaaaatatgcccAAATttcaccatttcggactagaaattgttaaaaaaattcttgGGAGACCCCTCAACCCCCTTGCCAAACAAACCTGTAAACCAAATGAATTTACCCTAAGTTACGCACCCTCGAACGTCGAATCCTTGAGCCGCCcctgaattttataaaacttctcCGCAGGTTATTTTTCGGATAAGTTTGCACATGCAAGTAATTTAATTAGTCAATTTTCATTGACCAATCAGGGAACATTTTCACGAATTTGAACCTTAcccaaaaataattatataattggCTTCTGATAAacgtagtacatgtatgtcgTCAATCTTTTGCTTGATACATGTAACTCGAGAGACAATATTCTTTACAAAATCTCCATACAACTTGGTTAGAACGTGCGCCGCTATGAAATATACCGGTAGGTCAAGTTTGAGTATGTTATCACATCAGGTCAAAAAGCAGGTCGGTTTGTCAAACAGCTCGCCGTATCTCTTAAATCAATTGAGTGCTTTTCAAATTAATGAAACTGTCGATGTGTATAGAGACCATTTTGATCCAAAGCGCCATAATGTCAATATTGTCACAATACTTTTGAAGCGTTGCCGCCGTTGAGTTAAGGTTTTGTGTATGCTCCATCGATACGTCCAACACCTTAACTTTGGAATGATATTTGGCAACTATTGCTAACAGACACATGGTGAACGTCACAAGGACTATTTTATATACAAGTGGCTTAGCAAAATACAGGTCAATACAGATCCAGTTAAAAGGCTTAATGCTTAAGACTtaatgcaccattcaattgtaaccacggcccccaggtccggggaatagcggagactttgactttcggtacAGCCAAGCACGGTTAAAATcaccgccctgcggggacgaactgatggtaaaatgcCCCATAACAGGCACTGAGCGAGAGACGCATAACATATTCTCaacacagaccacacatgcatcaacatacctTGATCAATAAACGTTTGGATCACAGCCTTGACATATTTAGGGGTGACAgcccactggcaccggattttcaaactcaaaacattttttttaaataaaaaaaattcttataattcctcactaaaaattataataccgaatatgtgaatatatatatatatatatatatatataaatatatatatatttttttaaatatgcactttgtactgtatattattctaacatgttagtatattatacagtacaaagtgcatatttaaaaaacaaaacaatattttttcacatattcggtattataatttttagtgaggaattataagattttttttatttttaaaaaaaatgtttgagtttgaaaatccggtttCTCCGGTTAGTGGTTAGTATTCAGTGGTTGGCGCACTTCTAACCTTGTGGTCGCCAAGCCGCCCAAGTGGGATTCCTccaggtactccggtttcccacaCATTACCTGGCCACAATCACGCGTAAACATCGTtccaatgagagtgattaatatgaCATTGTATTAGCTTGtatcacaatcgttgtaaaactACGTTTTTATCTAGTTGGAATGCCGAATTGTCATTACCTATACATGTTTTTATCCCGCCATAACAAAGAGTTCAAATATATTTCGTGTATCTATAAGTGCTGTACCTATAAGCACTCAAAGAATGCCACGTGTCGATCTTTTCAATGCCGGCCTTCAAAGAGCCTGGACTCAGACCTGGTTTTGGATAATTTTTACGTATTTAAAACGTGATGGAGAAGAAAGTGCATTTAGCCATTTGCATTTGGATTATTTTGACGTCGGGTGTGTTAAAAATTCAAGGTAGGATTAAATTTTATAAACCATTTTACTAATTTCtaagtaattaataaaaaaatggcgaTTTATTTTGGGATTCCAATTTTTATGAGTTGTTCTGGTGTAACATTTCGTTTTCGTCGCCGTTAAATATTGACCATTGGCGTCATTTTTCAATGGATGACAAATCAATTTTAACGTTGAAAACTTAactcaggggcggatccaggatttgacttgcgcccctacCTCATAACCGAGAATTATTTGGGTAAGAGTgttccccccccccaccctccccCGCCCATGAAGAAAATactaacaatttctagtccggaATGGTGCATTGCTGGTGTATTTTTGGCCGGCGGCCTCGCTCCCTTTCTTAAAGATCGCCAAAATGAACTCTCACATATATGTAGAAGTGAAGTGCAATTCAGTCCTCACTGGTTCCTTTCCCTGCTTATATAAATGGTCTTAAACCGATATCTTCACATTGGTATTACACTTACAAAATAGCAAGTGGTGTCTCTGAAACCGGGATGCGGTCTGAAAATCCCAGGTCCTTAAGATTATCATGCATCTAAAAATCCGGAACTCCTCGACCATTTTTATAGAAAACTATCTCGATGTATCCCGGTACATCTGTTAAAGTAGTCCGTAAACTTTTGAATTTAATCATGAGGTTTTCatcaactttttttatcaagatttaaCGTTTAAATGTCGTTAGGGTCAACTTTCAACGTGAAAAATGACCAATGAGGGTTTAATTTTAAGGGGTCACACTGGCATATATTAATAGATTGTAATGGTAACCCAAACATAGGCACATATAACTAAGCTTATTCGATGGGAAACCATGTGAAATTTTATACTCTGACAATATAATTGCttgtatttttagctcaccagagcacgaagtgctcaaggtgagctattgtgatcggtctttgtccgtcgtccgtccgtccgtctgtcaaCAATTGCTTCAAAAACATCTCTTCTGAAACTACCTGggcaaattcaatgaaactttacaggaagcttccttgggtgtccctctataaaaatacaacaaggggtcacgattgatttataacaacaacaacaacaacaaaatggccgacgtcctgttttgctttgaaaagcatctcctctgaaactaccagtcaaaattcaatgaaactttacaggaagctttcttgtgtgaccctctacaaaatacaacaagggtTCACAATTTATcgagaacaacaacaacaacaacaacaaaatggctgactttctgttttgctttaaaaagcatctcctctaaaactaccactccaaattcaatgaaactttacagaaagcttccttgggtaaccctctacaaaaatacaacaacggtcacgattgatcaacaacaataacaacagcaataacaacaaaatggctgacttcctgttttgctttaaaaagcatctcttctgaaactaccactccaaattcaatgaaactttacaggaagcttccttgggtgaccctctacaaaaatacaacaaggggtcacgattgatcaacaacaaccacaacaacagcaacaaaatggctgacttcctgttttgctttaaaaagcatctcctctgaaactaccagtcaaaattcaatgaaactttacaaatagcttccttgggtgaccctctacaaaaatacaacaaggggtcacgattgatcaacaacaacaacaacagcaacaaaatggccaacttcctgttttgctttaaaaagcatctcctctgaaactaccagtcgaaattcaatgaaactttacaagcagcttccttgggtgaccctctgcaaaaatacaacaagggtcacgattgatcaacaataataacaacagcaacaacaacaaaatggctgacttcctgttttgctttaaaaaaacatctcctctgaaactaccaggccaaattcaatggatatttacaggaagcttcattgcatggccctctacaaaaatacaacaaggcattgagattgataaacaacaacaacaacaacaacaacaacaacaacaaaatggccgacttactgttttgctttaaaaaactctctgaaactaccaggccaaattcaatgaaactttacactTCATTGCATGGTCATTTACAAATAGAAAACATGGCATCGTCGtcagtaaaaatgtttaaattgcaacatttttattaatgctttatagTTGtagccctttgcttaggtgagcgttttagggccatcatggccctcttgttatcgGACAAGTTTCTTCCGAGCAGAGTCCCTTAAAGCGAAATTCTAGATAAAATACATGTGAAACAGCGGGTAAACGGGCTGGATAAAAACTACTATTAACGTTGTGCAATTAatgtattaaagggactcgctcatggtttgcaaaatacattttttaataaaacaaaatatagtgcGGCAACTCATTATATTATCATTAGGATGGTTAACATTAGGATATTGACAGCTGGAACACATCAGAAAATGTTGATacttgctcaaatatcgtctttgatgACCACGATTTTTAATAGCGTTACTTACGGCTTTCAGCGATccgttgttgcgtgattggttgattgacatgagttcgtgatgttatcaatgtagtgttaaaatgtcaaaatatccatatCTGCTGTGTAAGACTTTGTGGCCTAGTGGTTTAGGCGTCTGCtatctttttttcttgactttaccggcgtgggttcgcaccccactaaaaccaaattaGTGTTGTAgattacaataatgataaattaagtGTTTTTAGAAACATTACCGAGAAAACTACTCTgttccaaaaacatgagcgagtccctatAACTCaagtaaattgtttaattaaaataataaattcagtAGGTTACTTCTTTTGACAGCAAGGAGCATTTCCAACAGAAATAGGGCAACCGACCTTGAACCCGCCAACTATGTCGTTCTGTGGTTCAACACAAAGTTGTCTACAGAATACTTATCGACACAGAGGGACTGGATTATTTCCTTCATTGATGATATTGCGGATGGAAGCCACGTCGACATCTTCTTTTTCAACGTTTTAACTACTCAGCTCGTTCTGAGCTACACTAAACAAGCTTGGATCGACTCACATAAAGATGACTTACTGCAACTGAATTTAGATACAATAAATGCAAGGAAGTTGGTATCCTCTCCGGCTATTGAAAAAACCATAGATCAATGGTACTCAAAAGTGTACGATAATGGTCTTCCAAAGATTGCCATTTTTCTTGTTTCGTCTGAGGCTTTACTTCAAGTCGAGCTGGATAATCTCTTGGTCAAGACTTTTGTAGTAACGACTAAAGATGAAAAGCTAATTGATGATGGATGGACGTCCCTTGCTACCGACATGGACCACTTTCTGGACATGGACAATAAGAAAGAGTTGTACCAGTTGTTAACAATAGGTAAATACATGTTTCTTTgcatttgtttaaagatgcacgcTTACTACCAAATAAGATTCACAACAATTAGTACAAAagtttcaatatatcaaaacttTAGAagaattaatgtcgaaaacaatggttcttgtgaAGGATACTTTTTTAATCTGAAaggaaggtgcagaaaacacggtatatctaccttatgagacgatagtagatcacagtaaatctatAAACACTCAACAATCATTACATATCtttcgttttcagctattaaatacacggctacaatcttgttatcagtaattaatattttctataaatgcattatttattaagtactCAATGGTTCAACACTAAAATTGtatgctatacatgtgtacatgtattggttTTGATTAAGATTGTCACTTTAATAATCACGATTTAGAAAGTTACACAATACTTACTTTATAGATACACACATGCGATGCGAAACCGACCAGTATTATAACGACAATATGTGCAAATATTGCTCTGATCTGAACTGTAAACGCACGGAAGATGGCAGGATTTTGTGCGAAACCAATAGTGATGCCACAAGAGATTGCATTTGTAAGTAATTCAATTCAACATACTAACCATTTCttattataatgaaatttaCGCGATAAAAGCAAGCAATACGTACCAATCCATATACTTCCATGTTTATCTTTGATTGTGCATGAAAGCTCTAGTTTGAGAAAATGACTTGAATTGATTCgtgtttttgattaaaatagatTGGAGACCAGACGTTGGAAGTAAAGAAGATTCATCTAAAACAACAATTGAATCATATAGTACTGGAGACTTAACTATGCTCGGAACCACTGTTGGAGTGGAAGTAATTACAAAACCACACgttcttaaaaacattattatggcTGGAACAATTGTTCAAACGACGACTCAAATTTATACGCGGGATCTACACTTTGCTTTTATCGTCTTGTTATCCATAGGAACCGCTGTTGTATTTGCCTTATTTATGGCAACAATATATAACAGACTTTTGCAGAGCAGGACTATTCCACCTGTGGTATGTTTCTTCTTACGTTATAATaactataaacaatataatgctaaaattgaatatttccaacctgttttgcttttaaatgaagaatatttattatagttttaagaactggttttggttttaaaatgctttcaatatacatgtaatgatatACTGATTCAATTAAGCTTgattatgatcataataattACACTGATGGTCGTTTCCTGGTTGAGAGGCAGAACACATAATCCACGCTCAATCTCTAATCTTTATTAAACAATCTACTTATCCAATGTTTTATGACAGGCACATGTTGCGAGGTCCTTGTGGAGTTCAATAGGGACTCTAGGAAGTAAGAATTCAGCTATCAACCAGCCAACACCAGCCACAAGAATGCGCCCTCAACCTTCTGCTCCTCCGGAAGACCAATTATCAATTGACCGAAGAAGCATTACTTCCTCACTAGTCACCAGACAATATTCGCCATCTGAATATTCTGATGGTGGGAATAATTGTGCTCTTCCTCATAGACCAGGTTCAGGTGTTGCCCACAACGATAAGGAGGGGCGCAAAAACTCGGATCAAGAAAATGAAGACAATGAAGACACTGACAGTGAGAATGGAACTTCTGAGGATGAGCAGGAAAGACGTCGTTTATTAGAAAACGAGAGGTCTGACGAAATAGGTGAAGACGAAGATTCTTCACTCGATGATTTAAAGCATAAAGGTAAGTTAAACATAGTATCATTATCCAAAACCTTAACACGTTAAATACAAAGTAATTATATACCCAACTCAGTACCCTTTATTACTTGTAGTCAAGTGCGATGTCACCCTTGTAagacatgtatttaaatagataATTGAATTACTGTATTTTATTCAGAAAACGACGTATGGACTGACAAGCCGTTCCGTGACATTCACAACAGTCTATGTGTGCAACATAAAGGTTTAGAAACAGAAACGGGAGACAATGGACAAAACACAGAAGAATCGACGGAGGATACTTCTGTTAAACGTGTTCACATGCAAAAAAGAGTGAATGAAGAAAAACCAAAAGAATCGACGGAGGGGACCTCTGTGAAACGTGTACACATGCGAAAAAGAGTGAATGAAGAAAAACCAGAAAAATCGACGGAGGGGACTTCTGTTAAACGTGTACACATGCGAAAAAGagtaaatgaagaaaaaccAAAAGAATCGACGGAGGAGACTTCTGTTAAACGTGTACACATGCCAAAAAGAGTGAATGAAGAAAACACAGAAGAATCGACAGAGGAGCCTTCTGTTAAACGTGTACACATGCATAAAGGAGTACATGAACAAAATACAGAAGAATCGACGGAGGAGAATGATGTTGAAAGATTGGCCATGCTGAAAGAAGTCCATGAACAAAACACAGAAGAATCGTCAGAGGAGACTGATGTTAAAAGTTTGGATATgctgaatgaagtcaatgaacAAAACACAGAAGAATCGTCAGAGGAGACAGCTGTTAAAAGTTTAGACATGCATGAAGAAGTCAATGAACGAAACACAGAAGACTCGCCAGAGGAGACTGTGGTTAAATGTTTAGATAAGCTTCCAGTACAAGCAACTTGTTAGTTGGTTACGTATTTTGAAAGTGTCTTTACTACCATGAGggtatgttttaacttttaagtgaTTTAGAAAATTTAGAACACATTGTAGTTAATATAGTAATGTAGAATATTTTGGTTCACAGTAGTTATTAATGTCAGATGTTTTGGCACCAGTGAGCCTGACTAACATATGTAATAGACAGGCACATATTCACTAATGTCTGGAGTCTGAGTTTGTGACACACACTTAGAAAagcaaattttaattttttaactaGAAAATGAAgtcttttgaaacattttaaaacctaGTTTTCTGAGCCTGGGTTCCAACCTCAGACGTAAGATGTAAGTGAATATAGGCCAATTGATTAGTCGCCGAAGCAATTGTTAGCCTCAACTGATCAGTCGCCGAAGCAATTGTTGTCGAGATCATTTTGTGCAAGTTTGTATATCAACTATTTAATTTAACTATgtgctttcatttatttaaaacaatccgTGATCCTGCGTTTGGTCAACTGGGTGCTTGAATGAGACTTGGCGAGGTCAACTGATTGCTTGAATGACAACTGGCGAGGTCAACTGATTGCTTGAATGACAACTGGCGAGGTCAACTGATTGCTTGAATGACAACTGGCTACTGGTCAGTTCaagattaatattttgataCTACGAATCTCTCATCCATAACCTGTTAAGAATCTCTTGAAATTGTTTTGCCgccttattttaaatattgtattttgtacCACATTGgatatattgcatataatctttGTTTTCGTTACTTcttaaatttgcatatatacacGGAAACAGGTCATGAGGGATCATACTgttcaacaacaacagcagcaataATAACATTCTTAACGATAATAAGTTTTATTGCGTTGAGGCAAACCTGCATATCATACATTAAACACTAGTCATAGAGCATACAgaacttgttaaaaaaacaagaaaaggAAAGCATACCAAATACACATATACTATTAGTGATGAAAATAATagtgaatgtaaacaaaaatgtgaattaaatattaacgatgcactcttactaccaaatgagatttaccacaattaatactattgtttaaatattcaatataaatgtcgtaaacaatggttcttatgaaggatacttagtttaatttggaagaacggtgcataaaacacggtatttccacCTAATGAGACTattatagtagaccacagtaaatcttttagcattcacctatcatttaatatttttgcgctttctacaagcacagttacaatcttgctatcagtagttaatattttccataaatgcattatgcattatttagtaagttgttaatggtttatcagtcaaaattgatttttgttatacatgtgtatgtattgattttgagtaagagtgtcactttaatgaatAGTGTGATTTGATAACACAAGaggtcattcggaactcctcggccattttatcgaaaacaacgtcggatgtatttggacggtttacatacttaaaa
Proteins encoded in this window:
- the LOC128234676 gene encoding uncharacterized protein LOC128234676 is translated as MEKKVHLAICIWIILTSGVLKIQARSISNRNRATDLEPANYVVLWFNTKLSTEYLSTQRDWIISFIDDIADGSHVDIFFFNVLTTQLVLSYTKQAWIDSHKDDLLQLNLDTINARKLVSSPAIEKTIDQWYSKVYDNGLPKIAIFLVSSEALLQVELDNLLVKTFVVTTKDEKLIDDGWTSLATDMDHFLDMDNKKELYQLLTIDTHMRCETDQYYNDNMCKYCSDLNCKRTEDGRILCETNSDATRDCIYWRPDVGSKEDSSKTTIESYSTGDLTMLGTTVGVEVITKPHVLKNIIMAGTIVQTTTQIYTRDLHFAFIVLLSIGTAVVFALFMATIYNRLLQSRTIPPVAHVARSLWSSIGTLGSKNSAINQPTPATRMRPQPSAPPEDQLSIDRRSITSSLVTRQYSPSEYSDGGNNCALPHRPGSGVAHNDKEGRKNSDQENEDNEDTDSENGTSEDEQERRRLLENERSDEIGEDEDSSLDDLKHKENDVWTDKPFRDIHNSLCVQHKGLETETGDNGQNTEESTEDTSVKRVHMQKRVNEEKPKESTEGTSVKRVHMRKRVNEEKPEKSTEGTSVKRVHMRKRVNEEKPKESTEETSVKRVHMPKRVNEENTEESTEEPSVKRVHMHKGVHEQNTEESTEENDVERLAMLKEVHEQNTEESSEETDVKSLDMLNEVNEQNTEESSEETAVKSLDMHEEVNERNTEDSPEETVVKCLDKLPVQATC